One window of Aliarcobacter lanthieri genomic DNA carries:
- the nusG gene encoding transcription termination/antitermination protein NusG, translating into MAHKWYAIQTYSGSELSVKKALVKLADEMADDRIAEVLVPTEDLIEVKKGKKTIVERPLYPAYAFAKIDLDTALWHRIQSMPKVGRFIGESKKPTALSDKDINLILEKAKNKAAAKPKISFDEGEMVRINEGPFANFNGIVEDFDMVSGVLKLNVSIFGRNTPVEISYTQVERIV; encoded by the coding sequence ATGGCACATAAATGGTACGCAATACAAACCTATTCAGGAAGTGAATTATCTGTAAAAAAAGCATTAGTTAAATTAGCTGATGAAATGGCAGATGATAGAATTGCTGAAGTTTTAGTTCCTACTGAAGACTTAATTGAAGTAAAAAAAGGTAAAAAAACTATAGTTGAAAGACCTTTGTATCCAGCTTATGCATTTGCTAAAATTGACTTAGATACAGCATTATGGCATAGAATTCAATCAATGCCGAAGGTTGGAAGATTTATTGGAGAATCAAAAAAGCCAACAGCTTTAAGTGATAAAGATATAAATCTTATTTTAGAAAAAGCTAAAAATAAAGCAGCAGCAAAACCAAAAATCTCTTTTGATGAAGGAGAAATGGTAAGAATAAATGAAGGTCCATTTGCAAACTTCAATGGTATAGTTGAAGACTTTGATATGGTATCAGGTGTCTTAAAACTTAATGTTTCTATTTTTGGAAGAAATACACCAGTAGAAATATCGTATACTCAAGTTGAAAGAATAGTATAA
- the secE gene encoding preprotein translocase subunit SecE, giving the protein MSKVSSYFNNVKSELSKVIFPIKEQIRTAYLSVFIVVTVITIFLAIIDGIMSISLSSIIN; this is encoded by the coding sequence GTGAGTAAAGTTAGTAGTTATTTCAATAATGTAAAATCAGAGTTGTCTAAAGTTATCTTTCCTATAAAAGAACAAATAAGAACTGCATACTTATCTGTATTTATTGTTGTGACTGTTATAACTATATTCTTAGCTATAATTGATGGAATTATGTCAATTAGTTTATCTTCAATAATTAATTAA
- the rpmG gene encoding 50S ribosomal protein L33: MANAVRIKIGLKCQESGDINYTTWKNPKTHTEKFEVRKYCPRLKKHTTHKEVKLKS, from the coding sequence ATGGCAAATGCAGTAAGAATTAAAATTGGATTAAAATGTCAAGAAAGTGGAGACATTAACTACACTACTTGGAAAAATCCAAAAACTCATACTGAAAAGTTTGAGGTTAGAAAATATTGTCCAAGATTAAAAAAACATACTACACATAAAGAAGTAAAGTTAAAATCTTGA